The following DNA comes from Diadema setosum chromosome 20, eeDiaSeto1, whole genome shotgun sequence.
gaatgttttcaaaatgtataacaaactgcaatgaacaaggatgatgacatggcagcctcaccataagaattcACGAGTTGGGGTtagaaagcagaacaaaagaagaaggcatgcatagatccTACAGAGGCGAACTTGTAATAACTAAGCGGCATTGAAATTCAGTTACACAACTATtcatacatttctgaaatatgtgaagcTCCcatgtcatcaacattgttcagtgtaattggTTTAAGTTTTTCAGtttatctgctcaaggaccacaaaaaaaatcataaatctaTATATGGAGCTGTCGATATATGTGTGGAATGCCCTTCTAAGATGATCTTTCCGAATGTTTATTAATTGTGACTGCTGCTTTTTGCAAAGTAATTCTACGAAACCATAAAATCTGTGTGACACGAGTGAACTAACTCCAGCTCATGTCTACTTTAGACGTTAATGTGAATTATGTGTTTATGTACATGGCTTTAATCACAGTGACAGTACTGATtaactaattaaaaaaaaaaacctacagaCTCCTTCCGTTATAGAATTATTCTGTGCTTTCTCTATTGTTGAATCAGAACTTTGGTCAGAGTTTACGTTTCTTTATGACATGATCGTTTTGATGTATCAGGCGTCAAATATCTTATCTATAAATCTAGTTTACGGTAATACCGCAACTAAATACCGTAATGCTGATAACTTGGTATGAGTACATAGCAAgggtttttgtgttgttttttttttttggttttttttttttggaaaatgtgagaaaaacaagaaagaaaccAACCTGGTATTGATAAACAAGCTGCGATGACACAATCCAGCATATGGTTTAATATACAaagagtatacatgtactttcgcATGGTCATAAATGAAggacgcacacatacacatcatacgagcaatcacacacacacacacacacacacactcacacacacacacacatatatatatatatatatatacaaacacacacgcacacatgtaGAAATTAATCTTagagaaaatgtggaaaatacGGTCTTATAGTTTATATAGAAAAAACACACGATATGCTCATACAAAAATTGGTTATAGTTCTATGTAGGCATAATCTCTCTCactccaaaaaacaaaaacaaaaaaacaaaaaaacaaaaaacaccgaAACAAcacctgaagaaaataatgctCGACAAATCCAATGCTGAATTTCAAgtatgaacacacacaatgtatgATGTTTGGCATAAATCATGATTATACTGTACATGTCACGTATGTGATCTTTAATTTCCACATCATGCATCGAAGATTAGTAAATGAAGCCAATGgacattatgattttttttttgaggggggataTCTCTTCaacataaatgtatatattttatgttcCTTTGACAAATGAAAGGTCTTGCCTTTCCAACAACATTATCCTCAGAAAAATGCAATACCTATGAATTTCGTGCAAAACACCAAGTCTTCATTTGTAGCTAGGTGCGCTTGACGCGTGTGGGAACTCGTCAAATTCTTCAAGTGAGAACAGAAAAGTGATTTTAACAAATCTTTCACCCATCCATCCAATTTACCACTTGAATGCATATTTGCGGCCTAACATTCCTAGCGTTCATACCAGACTTTGCTGTGAAAGTGCgtgtttgctttttttcccTGTATGTACTTGTTTTGATATTTAGAAAATTGACATTACGACCAGCTGCCCCTCCCGTCCCAAAAGAATCGTTCTTCTCTAGATTCACTTGCTTGAGTCATGCTGTTGCATTTCTCTGTTGACACAAATTTCTTGTGTTCATAATCTGAGATGAAACAAGATAAGATAAGTTCTTCGTTTATTGAATTCCCAGAGAACTTATACACTGTAGATACATGACACAACATTCAAGTACAGCTCGTTATCAAtgagcaacaaacaaacaaaaaatccccctccaaaaacaaagagaaataaaatgctgATAAAATGACGTTATTTCTTGTTTGTAGATGAGGCTACTTTAAGGTAGGCAAGTACGTCGGCTCGTTTCTGCTCGTCCGCCTTCAGAGCGCGGAAAAGCATCTTGGTTCCCGGTATATGGCCTCTTTCAAAGTAGTCCCATAATGTCTTGTCATTCCAGAttattcctttaaatcaaatGCAGATCGCAAGGGCAGGTATATATTATCAACTTTACTTAcgagttagaaaaaaaaactacctaaaagaaaataaagaaaaggtaAAGAAATGCAACGCAAAGCATGCAACTTTTGCTTTTATCTTGTTTTACCATCCTATGTGCCACTAGCATAGGGTTGGCTTACAACCCCTTGACTCAGAAACATACGATCCGAAAAATGATCGATATTAGGTTTTGCATATGAATAAAATCATACAGTGCTACACTATGTCAAAATTTGAGAGTTATCGTGTATCAGTACGTGGACAACCGTTTGTACCAAAACCAGGCAATAATGTCATACATTAAGTGATTTTTGCATCAACAGATTAGAACACAGTTTGCATAAGGTTTTTAATGTATACGAAGGTTGATGTAATAAAATACGCCTAATTTGATTAGacattgattaatttcaaattgTCTTTCCCATTCACCCAGATGAGCTCTGTATTTACAATATTGATCAATATACAAttatcacaacaacaacaacaacaaagtaatcGAAAAGTACACATAAATCAAAATTCTCCTGATGTGCTTTCCTGAGTTGCAGGACGGAAAAGAATTACACGGCCCTCAGAATTTTCCACCAAACATAAGGAAGCACATTAGGGAATATCTGAAACATACAAAACCATAATGTTATAGAGGAAATCAAGATAATTATGATGCCAAAGTCTCGGCATCAGCAAGAGTAAAGACATTGAACTCATTATACATCTTACCGCTCTTCTCTTCCGACTTGGCAAATTTGTATCCCGGTAGAGTGTTTGCTTGGCGGCCCCAGATTCCCATTAGGTGGGGTCCCGATCTGCGGGCCCCACTGTCGACAATGGAGTGACAGGAGGCACAGATTTCGGCGAAAATCGTTTTGCCCCTCTCCTCATCTCCACGTGGCATGGTCCACGTTTGTTTAGCAGGATCACTGGAAGGATGATGAGCCGTGCATAAATATTGTGAAGCTTTAATACTCAATaacatgtacacaaacacacacacacacacgtatatatatatatatatatatatatatatatatatatatatatatatatgtatatattcatatataaacCATGATATTTCATATAACCATAATCATAGACTATTAAGATTGAACATAAGACTAACATAAaatggttatatatatatatatatatatatatatatatatatatatatatatatatatataaagagagagagagagagaaagagaagtgaGAGATACATATAACAAAAATGTTCCCAAAAACTAACTTTGTTATCTGCATTTGAAAAAGTAGGTTTCCTTTTATTTAcacatatatacttttttttcacgCCTCCTTTCTTATGTTGATTTATCAGTGAACATGGGATATAAAAGTACCCtgcataatgatgataatgggcATTTATGATTTGTATAATCTATTGATATCGTTTTGAATTTCGGATATgaattatcttttgtttttcgATTTGGTTCAGTAGAATATTGATAATGCCCCTTGGTGTGGTATATATTTTGTCCAAATATACATCCACTTTCATTTAcatacactcacatacacagacacagacacacactcaaacatatTACCTTTATAACCTTTATACAATCACTAATTTGAACATAAGAATACACTCACTTATAAAATGCTAATATAATCAATTATTTGACACGCATATACACGGACATTACACCGAACACGACGTTGACtcatattatgcaaattgatATTTCCTCTAATGTCGTGTATCTCTGACATCGATACCGATATTACATTGTTTTATATCTcttgtatgttaatcatgtctATGTATTTATGTTATTCATGTATTCTGTATAATGCATGCAATATTATGCAGCCTGTGTACCGACGTAATGTGTATGCATGCAAACaagacaaatttccagaaatggACAATAAAtcgaattgaactgaactgcattgaattgaattaagcTGAATTGAATTGTCATTCAATATTACCGTCCTTTTCTAATCATATACCAGGTTGATATGTATGATGATATTTTGCACCGAAATGAAAAGAGAGAggtcaaaatattttattcattatctTAATGGACTGCTGTTATGATACTGCCACTCTGCAGTACATGCCTCTTTGATAATATCGACATCGCTTATACTGTGTCCTTCACATATTTGGCCACATATGTCAAACGTCTAATGGATCTgcacacggggggggggggggggtgtcaaaatATCGTGGTATAAAAATCCACTATACTTATCTGATCATAATATATAGGGAGCTCCAGCtcaacttttgcatttaaattgGTTGGCGCACACCGAATCACACAATAAATTTACTACACGTTCAAACGCATTTCAAACACATCCCTCGTGATTTGGTCAATAGGCATTAGGTAGCCGGTCATATCAATCTACTATCAATCTATGTCCAAAGAAGAGAGTAATGCACTTGCACACTTGCAATCAAAGCAGGATGTGCCCTAGCTTTTGACCCCTAGAGAAGGCACTTACCTCATTACCGTTAAGAGGCTCGTGATTATTCAGCTCTTTCAAAATATTCAGTCGCGGGGATTCGAGCAGGATCAGTTATTGTGAAACATAGTCCAGTCCAGTCACTTGGTTACAGGGCTCATCGACGAATTGTTGAAGATGACAAATCTAGACCCAGTATCACCAGCATACTAGTAGTAGATTTGCTGGTTTGCTCTGGTAGTGTGCTTCACTGGACTTTTTAACAGGtcttgaaaggaaaataaaaatgtatgcgTAATGAATTACGTTTATTGTGGCAGGCATTCGAAAATTTGACTACGCCCTTCGGCAGTGTAGGCCTATGCAAATCCAGCGTGGCAAAGTTCCTAATATCACAGATGAGTTTCACTTGTGCTACAGACTGGTACCCGCAAAAAGCGCTGGCTGATCATACTGTCTGAATTTCGAACGGCTCAATGCTTGGTAATAAAATGGATAGCTTCAAACTGAATCTTTGTTAAATATAGAATTCAGGAGTGGCAATAATGCGCGAAGACATTCCCGACTTATAGAAATTGACCAAAATTGTCAGTGGTGAAATGCAATGTGTTTAATGAATAACGTTATACTATTATAAGgatgtatataaatatacatgcatatacatatttatcacatatataatacatgtacatgtaaatacagtTCATCATGAATACATgcatatttattttgtacataatgtgtataaaacaaaaactactgaaattgttaaaaataaCCATTTactaggtgatccgagtatcctctcggatcaccttctgttagTGTTTTTGTacagattctttcttctttttcttcttcttcttcttcttcttcttcttcttcttcttctttctcctcaaaagtcgtgtagaggttagcccagaaagtcctctgcctatcaatttcaaatttataccatatatgtatcatgtcctaaCGACGACAGATCTAGTTACTGTTTAATACCATATCGTATGTAATTAAGTTGATTAAATCTTTGTATGTAGAACAACATTCAGCTGTTAGATTGGAATGTGGCACTACGGACTGGTTTGGCATCAAGAAAGGAGTACGACAGGGGTGCATACTCTCTCCAGCACTTTTCAACATCTACACAGAGAACATAATGAGGGAAGTGCTGGACAGAAAACAAGCAGAAAATTTTGATCTCCTACATGTTGGAGGGAAAGAGCTAGGAGATTTGCGATACGCAGATGATGCAGCTATAATCTCTAAATCAAAATCTGGCCTGAGAAGTTTTGTCACAACCCTAAATGAGAGAAGCAACTCATATGGTCTGAAAATGAACGCATCAAAGACAAAAGTTATGTCAATGGCTAAAGAGAAGAGGGGAAATGATGAAAGAGTTAGCATTGATGGTTCAATACTGGAGGAGGTTGACAGCTTCAAGTATCTTGGGGTGAGAATGCAGCAAGATGGTGATGACAGCAGGGAAATTAAAAGCCGACTAGCTATGGGCTTAAAGGCATTGAATGTCATGAAGAAGCTGTGGCAAGGACAAGACAAGGAGACAAAACTCAGAGTTCTCAGAGCCTGCATTTTCCCAATTGCAACCTACGCATCCGAAGGTTTTGTTCTACGGAAGGCAGATGAGAAAAGAATCTgtgcatttgaaaataaatgttatcGCAGAATTTTGAGAGTCCCGTGGGTGGAACGACGAACAAATGAAGACATCAGAAAGGTACTCAATGTACCTCGTGTTAGATAGGAAACTAATTCACTCAGTCACTATAGCAACAGTAAAGGGATTCTCCATGCACTTTATCAAAAATTCAATGCATTCGGGTCTCctgttttattcttcttcttttttttttttgtaagtcaATGCGTAGGCCCTATTCTTAAAAAGGCTATCATTCTGTTGTGATGTGTTGTTCCGTGTTCCCAACGAGGTATAAGCCTGTTCGTAATTAATAGCTCATGTATACATTGGTACAAttaatgacctttcttttttttttctcagttggcaATATGGTTGGATAAGCACTTCACACGTTTTCATAGCGGCGTAATCATTAGTTTGCCCGATGTAACAATTTATTGAATTCGTGGTTGAACAAAGAATTGACTTGCGTTTAGAGCACGTGACCAGAATAGTTGACATTTACCACTcctccatttcattgttttgtattgaatgcaacaACAACCTTTTCCTTTTGATTTTGCCAAAGTGCCGcctgctgtcaggtggatgtgctgcaagcaccatttagatagCATCACATGAATAACCatgacatcacagatgcttatctcaatgaatcaagacaaaaaaaaaaaataaccaaaatgtcttttggtacaaatgaccttttttctgcttatgcgcaaagtggaattacgatcTGGTCTATCGTATATGTGAGGATacccaacatacacacacaggcgcacgcacacatacgcacgcacagaAGTTATGTGATGGACTGAATGCGAGACAAGATTTGATCCCTTTCAACAACACAACGCCCACTAATACGCCATCATTCCGACAGACGCATACACGCCGTTTTGGATGGATTCAAAGAGACGGGCGGAAACATTTGCCTATTTTAGATAACGTTGTGTTGTTCATCCTCGGCTGCTGGACACCAACACCAAAATGGCTATGATAAGGCCATTCACACTTTTactaattactggcagcaatctCTGTGagttttctcatttttgcattgCATTAATTGATGCCATTATAAGACGCCTcacattttccttgttttcacacttttcagccagtataaatgaaaatatctataTGTACATGATTTCTAAGATCAAAAACATTGCGTGAACATTCTGTGGACAATTACAAACGCAAAAGAGAATGCTCGCGCACGTCATCACGCAGGACTGGTGAGCGAGCTAGGGGCCTGAGTTTACTGCTATCCTCTACTACATTGTCGATCATTGCTGTAGGACATCTTCATGACATGTATTGATAATCTACAAATTGATTGAAAAGTTACCCAAtcacaatcatgtcttttgttttcattcctaGTCTCTGGGTTGTCAGCAGACGAGAGCTGCGACGTTAGATGCCCAAACTTCAGTGGAGGTTGCGGAACAATAAAACTAAGGAATGGAAGGACGGTAACCATGGTAATGAAGTTGATGAGTGACGAGGACTTTGCCAGGATCGGAACTCAACATGCAGGGAACAAGATCCGAGGATATATGTGTAAAATACCAGGTACATTTGTTTATTTCCTTATCTCTTACGCCAAATTTTCTCACCATTTCCTTTTTCAAGTATTGTATAGAgtgacaaaaatcattaaatgtATTTTATTTGGTATCGCACAGGGTAAGTAGCACAACCCAAGAAAgagatcattaaaaaaaaatgtttaaaggaGAAGCGAAGGGTGCCATGGtatctaaaaaaacaaataagtgaACAAACGTTCAAAATAATCTTATGGTACAAGGAGATCAACATCCCAAATCAGGAAAATTTATAGATGCGCTAATGCATCCCCCGAAACCGAACTTGTAAGGCCTCCTCTGTATAGtttgttaaaaagaaatacgATCGGATTTCCGCATTAATGATTAAACTATCTGAATActatttcagggtcttaaaccataacatcttagctatattttgcagaaaaacccgttcagtttggttaagtggtcacagaaaAATATGGATCGTTGAAGAGCATGTCATgcgtctgattcttccaagtttagcacttggatgctcttggaactgtatattaatgtgtgaacagaATGGACAGAACTTGCAGGGAAGGGATCCCCTACATGCTGTACGTAAACCTTAATTTCCTTTTGACCACTGAAACAAATCGGATGGGATTTCTGTAAGATgcgggcaatgagttatagctTCATGCCCTGAAATTGTATTGGAATTTTTTAACcgttttttaaagttatcgtcAAGGAGGGTGtcgttgtgttttgttttgttttgttttgttttgttttttgtttttttaggttgtTGGGGGACATATACAACGTATTTCTCGACAATTCAGAACAATCTCTTGGGCACTTTCGGTATTCGCCCGGTTTTGATACTAAATGACACAGAAAAGGGTTTTCcaatcaaattcaaatgcaATCAGgcaacacaaaacagaaaacccaaaagaaacacaaaaaaccTTGCCATCTGAGTTTAAACAAGAGATTTGACACGCAGCCGGCGAATTTCAGTAAAGGGGATCattcaacataatattttttAATTCAGTTGTACGGATAGGCCTATGTACAATAAGTTCAGGTTTCCCAAGTAGAAGTCGAAACTGGATACTATAACCAATTAAGTTGTGACGTAGATCTTTTCTGTTTACTGTTATGACAGTATTTTTGAAGACTTTGAAGACGGTACATGACACAATGGTAACAGTTTAAGTCACTGTTTTAGTGGCAAGCAATGCtatataataatagtaatttaAGAGTGCCCATTTCATTGGCACTGATAACATTTTTTCCACTCCTGTAATGTTGGGTCCTGGCTTAACAACAAATTCGTGCCTTAGGTGCAAAGTCACTTGTTGTTTAATGTGGCCTATAGTACGAAGATGAATGGTCGAATTTCCAACACGTTGTGGGGTCTGAAAAGCAAACGCAAGCAAAAGCAAGTCAACGAAGTAGAGGACGGATTGCCCTAGAGTATGCTCATGCGTTGGCACAACACAATTGTCGTCGGcaatttgaccaaaaaaaaaaaaaaaaaaagatgaacgaAAATTCTGAATAATCGTCATGTCTAACATCAGGATGGCGTGTAATAAACATAGCTGCAGGATAAAATATTCCAAAGTTAAAATATTGCTACCTTCATATTTCGTCGGCAttaccacgaaccgacgctatttcgtttttgagcgaaaatgcagttctgagaaaatcgcgtttaaagatctcacaagttttagacaacgttttcaatgacttttcctgtcttgtgtgtgaaaattttgacagggtgatgagagtggaagttatTCTTCCTATCCagagtgtaattttagtgtgaattcaaaaaatttacgatatttctgtcttcaaactcactgcgtcggttcgtaaatccatcgtttcttgcgcgcaccataggttatgtacttaagcgcgggtcccacgaaccgacgtaagttgtattacgccggttcgtgagacccgcgctgtagggcctgtacaataggtaacgtgcaatacgcgtgtatctacgaaccgtcgctatttcattttcgtatgtgtttacatacaaatactattagggctatacctgcttatcaacaataaccttattaattgaaattaattgtcatgtaatgattgttgtgatgattacaatacatttagtgataattaagatgataatacaagccagtttctcttaattgttctaaaaagagtgttgtcattgttttcatcttcatttagtacACGCATGTATTGTTATTATAGCTGTGGTTGATcgttccaaagatttctttgccccccccccccctttttttgtggatatattattatttaacacttttgcatttggacatctatggtaatacatgtattcggtatactgtgtttcatatttttttactttttaccgtttttttttttacttaattaacttactttttcattttttcacattatttttaattcaaattcggttcacttctttcataatacactgtaattatgaatgtttgttctaagatgaaggataccgctaaatcttgggaaaaagacgtgccagtcagtaataattacttgtatttactcatctttcatgctcatgcatgcactctgttatttctttctctgaaataatatattaatttctttatttcttattattccacatatttgtgacatttactttgtcacaatttttatcagtgtcattattgtcatttggctcgcatgcgaattcactcataattcctcattttccatctttctctttcctgctcaacagattctatgATAGCTGCACCTGATCATATAAAGAcataaactcatcctgcatgcactcttcgaaactgataaactcctaaaaatacatgaatatcaacactatcagaatttcaagcttcattttaaatatataataatggtcatgttttattatgccttttgcagcaatatattgaagaggtacattatgtaatcgaagaaacataggtcctcaatagaatatcaaatttgaattattcagagatgagtaatgacaatgggaaggataacaattgtggaagagctccataaatcaatacatatccaatggcaaatggagatggaatcaagattcaagaatatgtgtaattcaagttcattattatatcagttcttgtgtgttcacaaaaagaggaacacagttcgaacatgcacaccaaatcttacatcgtacatttacatctatagagtgcggacggaacatatacaagagaaagaataacatcctcaaattaatatatcaagcataactacatgtatgtatatgaccactcaaagatgttgctgcatatgcatgaagcttgagagtgctgcaacacccatatgctcagataaaaacttgatgtatatcatacaaaagagaagaggtactgcatgtacatgtagttacactattcacaggacagtagagaaaaagcacgagagagggaaatgggtgtctaaaataggtcgatgtaaggagtgccaagccaattaagtctctaatagaagtcatacatatataaggaaacaaattaatcacaacataaatgatcatgctcatgttaaccaataattagcatctaaaaatgtgtgtagaaagcccataatatcagcctttcgccccgaAGGCTTGtattatgagaaaagagaaattttggccgaccccccccccctccctgtgaatccttaatccaccagtactataaacacattctgagaatgtgttttagtacatgtactagcaa
Coding sequences within:
- the LOC140243584 gene encoding cytochrome c iso-1/iso-2-like, coding for MPRGDEERGKTIFAEICASCHSIVDSGARRSGPHLMGIWGRQANTLPGYKFAKSEEKSGIIWNDKTLWDYFERGHIPGTKMLFRALKADEQKRADVLAYLKVASSTNKK